The Kiritimatiellia bacterium nucleotide sequence CAGACAAAGAAAAAGGAACACGGCGGCCCTCGCAGAGTCTCCGCAGGCGGCGAACAAGATGAAGAAAGAGAATGAAGATACTATCCCCAGGGAAGCGGCCAGGCCGTCGACAATATCCAGATAATTAAAGGCATTGGTTATACCGAGCACCCAGATAAACGTCAGGCCCGCGTCCGCCACTGCGGACATTACTCCCAGAGACAGACCGTTATGTACCAACAATGCCACCGCCGTTATTTGAAAGAGCATTTTTACCGGCACGGAAAACTCGAAAATATCGTCCAGGATCCCGGATAACAGCATAAATGCCGCCGGCAGTAAAAAAGCGTGCCCGCCGCCAGGCCGAAAAACAGCGGCGGCCGCGAGGGAACATACCCCAAAAATCAACCCCGCTCCGGAAGGGATCCTGCCGGCAGAGGAATGAAAAAACCTGCCGGCGGCGCGGATATAACCGGCGGTCAGAAACCATGAGCCGGCGAATGCCGCAACGGCAATAACGGCCATTCTAAGGAATTGGGACATCTCCCGTTTTCTCCCTTATTTTTCTTCTGTATAGATTTTGCGTGTCCGAAAGCATCGTTTCGAGGGAATACCCGCTGTCCAGGCTGTGGGCCGCGTTGTGTGCCATCCTCATCCTCAACGCCGCGTCCAGCAGCAGTCCGCAAATACGGCCGCTCATCGCTTGCGGGTCGCTGCGGGGCACGATGTAACCGTTGACCCCGTCCGCGACCGCTTCTCTTATGCCCCCTGTATCCGTGGCGATCACGGGAACCCCGCTTTTCAAGGCCTCAAGCGCCGACACCGGCAGCCCTTCCCAGAGAGAAGTAAGGACGAAAACGTCGGTACCGGCCAGCAATTCCGGAAGATCGTATCTCCAGC carries:
- a CDS encoding MraY family glycosyltransferase; amino-acid sequence: MAVIAVAAFAGSWFLTAGYIRAAGRFFHSSAGRIPSGAGLIFGVCSLAAAAVFRPGGGHAFLLPAAFMLLSGILDDIFEFSVPVKMLFQITAVALLVHNGLSLGVMSAVADAGLTFIWVLGITNAFNYLDIVDGLAASLGIVSSFSFFILFAACGDSARAAVFLFLCLALSGFCLSNYPPAKAYMGNTGSHFIGFMLALAPLSSVCSPVCAGMNILPAAVLICGMPVFDTAFVTVLRFYRRQPLFKKSGDHLVLRLIGQGVPLNGILKQMTAASAFFCASGLLFCYSPLRLLSAAAMLPALFICFRLARAAVRGGR
- a CDS encoding glycosyltransferase family 4 protein; the protein is WRYDLPELLAGTDVFVLTSLWEGLPVSALEALKSGVPVIATDTGGIREAVADGVNGYIVPRSDPQAMSGRICGLLLDAALRMRMAHNAAHSLDSGYSLETMLSDTQNLYRRKIREKTGDVPIP